From Rhinolophus sinicus isolate RSC01 linkage group LG15, ASM3656204v1, whole genome shotgun sequence, the proteins below share one genomic window:
- the KCNJ16 gene encoding inward rectifier potassium channel 16 has product MPRAQERMSYYGSSYPIVNVDAKYPGYPPEHVVAEKRRARRRLLHKDGSCNVYFKHIFGEWGSYVVDIFTTLVDTKWRHMFVIFSLSYILSWLIFGSIFWLIAFHHGDLLNNPDITPCVDNVHSFTGAFLFSLETQTTIGYGYRCVTEECSVAVLTVILQSILSCIINTFIIGAALAKMATARKRAQTIRFSYFALIGMRDGKLCLMWRVGDFRPNHVVEGTVRAQLLRYTEDSEGRMTMAFKDLKLVNDQIILVTPVTIVHEIDHESPLYALDRKAVAKDNFEILVTFIYTGDSTGTSHQSRSSYVPREILWGHRFNDVLEVKRKYYKVNCLEFEGSVEVYAPFCSAKQLDWKDQQLHSMEKAPPGRGACTGDTKVRRRSFSAVAIVSSCESPEETTTSAMDECKETPYQKALLTLNRISVESQM; this is encoded by the coding sequence ATGCCCAGGGCGCAGGAAAGAATGAGCTACTACGGCAGCAGCTATCCCATTGTGAACGTGGACGCCAAATACCCAGGCTACCCGCCCGAGCACGTCGTGGCTGAGAAGAGAAGGGCCAGGAGACGCCTGCTCCACAAGGATGGCAGCTGCAACGTGTACTTCAAGCACATCTTCGGGGAGTGGGGCAGCTACGTGGTGGACATCTTCACCACCCTCGTGGACACCAAGTGGCGCCATATGTTTGTGATCTTCTCTCTGTCCTACATCCTCTCCTGGTTGATCTTCGGCTCCATCTTTTGGCTCATAGCCTTTCACCACGGAGACCTGTTGAACAACCCAGACATCACGCCTTGCGTGGACAACGTCCATTCCTTCACCGGCGCGTTTCTCTTCTCGCTGGAGACGCAGACCACCATCGGCTACGGCTACCGCTGCGTCACGGAGGAGTGCTCGGTGGCCGTGCTCACCGTCATCCTCCAGTCCATCTTAAGCTGCATCATCAACACTTTCATCATCGGAGCCGCCCTGGCCAAAATGGCCACCGCTCGGAAGCGAGCGCAAACCATCCGCTTTAGCTATTTTGCGCTCATAGGCATGCGCGATGGGAAGCTGTGCCTCATGTGGCGCGTAGGGGACTTCCGACCAAACCACGTGGTCGAGGGCACAGTGCGAGCCCAGCTGCTCCGCTACACGGAGGACAGCGAAGGGCGCATGACAATGGCCTTCAAAGACCTCAAGTTGGTCAATGACCAGATTATCCTCGTCACACCAGTCACCATTGTTCATGAGATTGATCACGAGAGCCCTCTGTATGCCCTTGACCGGAAAGCCGTGGCCAAAGATAACTTTGAGATTTTGGTGACATTTATCTATACCGGCGATTCCACGGGGACTTCCCACCAGTCCAGAAGTTCCTACGTTCCCCGAGAAATTCTCTGGGGTCACAGGTTTAATGATGTGTTGGAAGTGAAGAGAAAGTACTACAAAGTGAACTGCTTAGAGTTTGAGGGAAGTGTCGAAGTGTATGCTCCCTTCTGCAGTGCCAAGCAACTGGATTGGAAAGACCAGCAGCTCCACAGCATGGAAAAAGCCCCGCCAGGCCGAGGAGCCTGCACGGGGGACACCAAGGTCAGAAGAAGGTCATTTAGTGCAGTTGCCATTGTCAGCAGCTGTGAAAGCCCGGAGGAGACCACCACCTCTGCCATGGACGAGTGTAAGGAAACACCTTATCAGAAAGCTCTCCTGACTCTAAATAGAATCTCTGTAGAATCCCAAATGTAG